In Carya illinoinensis cultivar Pawnee chromosome 6, C.illinoinensisPawnee_v1, whole genome shotgun sequence, a single genomic region encodes these proteins:
- the LOC122313586 gene encoding transcription factor TFIIIB component B''-like isoform X7: MEFELEPFGGILSEADATNGNDDREGSLSHSKMPTFLDFNNKDSVEHFGIRACNSVDSSALGPCDAAEPQTRPDAHTNQDTVTCREAGVSNKGVDVRIDNGRSETEFQEAGAFSGMEDLDFMSQDNIPFGLHAGKFRPKPKMKAIKEKPSTDTSHPEVESVMHSQTPELVPSYTGYANVNSVSAFPADDLQDNSMRFDDFITLDPTSEISMNEESINLAKTYSDGPVPRDTLHSEDVPEILTELDSNCRRGEASTSSDLLQKCKRSATADEENNDGKSSGNLNNDGKSLRKLRKKVSFQLIDEPDGEVNENGGFSGEPPTDSNIGEVEDRDDDDEYRVESDEEFRVESMSQKKRAPRKSKKSGVENGKPVQKRKKANEAADQSTKEPPKKFSHSTRRNRRRVDKVLLETPEDEIDPQRLPIKDLILLAEYKERLASKEAETSKTPLTNLRSYNSFPRESSYNGEATFVSEQGRGSDDDQPSYEVPTDPFVNYQSFMDKTPSTRWSKQDTELFYEAVRQFGTDFSMIQQLFPGRTRHQVKLKFKKEERQYPLRLSEALTSRAKDHSHFHLVIERLQQASQAEDAYVDDEVARTGKEEEEIVELTTQAKEEVAKPEQDGEVVVEDQEADLGEVHSPAKSDAGDDNLYDWSQYKSDY; the protein is encoded by the exons ATGGAATTTGAATTGGAGCCCTTTGGAGGTATTCTTTCTGAGGCTGACGCAACAAATGGTAATGATGATCGGGAAGGTTCCCTTTCTCATTCAAAAATGCCTACTTTTCTTGATTTCAACAATAAGGATTCAGTGGAGCATTTTGGTATTCGGGCATGTAATTCTGTTGACTCTTCAGCACTCGGGCCATGTGATGCTGCAGAGCCTCAAACTCGTCCTGATGCTCATACAAACCAAGATACAGTTACTTGCAGGGAAGCTGGTGTTTCTAACAAGGGTGTAGACGTTCGGATTGATAATGGAAGGTCGGAAACAGAG TTTCAGGAAGCTGGGGCCTTTTCTGGCATGGAAGATCTAGATTTTATGTCTCAGGACAATATTCCATTTG GACTGCATGCTGGCAAGTTTCGACCCAAGCCCAAGATGAAAGCAATAAAAGAGAAACCTAGTACTGACACCTCTCACCCAGAAGTTGAGTCTGTTATGCATTCACAAACTCCTGAGTTGGTTCCTTCTTACACTGGATATGCGAATGTGAACTCAGTTTCTGCCTTCCCGGCTGACGATTTACAAGATAACTCCATGAGGTTTGATGATTTTATTACATTGGACCCAACTTCAGAAATTTCAATGAACGAAGAATCAATAAATCTTGCCAAAACTTACTCCGATGGCCCCGTTCCGAGGGATACTCTGCATTCAGAGGATGTTCCTGAAATTCTAACGGAACTG GATTCTAACTGTAGAAGAGGAGAAGCTTCTACATCATCAGATCTTCTTCAAAAATGCAAAAGATCTGCTACAGCTGATGAAGAGAACAATGATGGCAAATCATCGGGAAATCTAAACAATGATGGCAAATCGTTGAGAAAGTTAAGGAAAAAAGTATCTTTTCAACTTATCGACGAGCCAGATGGTGAGGTTAATGAAAATGGGGGCTTCTCTGGTGAACCTCCCACTGATTCTAATATAGGCGAAGTTGAGGACCGTGATGATGACGATGAATATAGAGTGGAAAGTGATGAGGAATTTAGAGTGGAAAGTATGTCCCAGAAGAAAAGGGCTCCAAGAAAGTCAAAGAAATCTGGGGTTGAAAATGGTAAACCCGTACAAAAGCGCAAGAAGGCCAATGAAGCAGCTGACCAGTCAACCAAAGAACCTCCCAAAAAATTTTCTCATTCAACGCGTCGAAACAGGAGACGTG TGGATAAGGTGTTACTTGAAACACCAGAGGATGAAATTGACCCTCAAAGGTTGCCTATCAAGGATCTCATTTTGCTCGCTGAGTACAAGGAGCGACTAGCG AGCAAAGAGGCAGAAACGTCAAAAACACCCTTGACCAATTTAAG GTCTTACAATTCCTTTCCTAGGGAATCATCTTACAATGGAGAGGCTACTTTTGTTTCAGAACAAGGCAGAGGTTCTGATGATGATCAACCAAGTTATGAGGTTCCAACTGACCCTTTCGTTAATTACCAGTCTTTCATGGACAAAACTCCCAGTACAAGATGGTCAAAACAAGACACAGAACTGTTCTATGAG GCTGTTCGGCAGTTTGGGACAGATTTTTCTATGATACAACAACTTTTTCCTGGTCGAACTCGTCATCAAGTCAAGTTGAAATTTAAGAAGGAAGAGCGTCAATATCCATTACGGCTTTCTGAAGCCCTAACTAGTCGTGCTAAAG ATCATTCCCATTTCCACTTGGTGATTGAGCGGTTGCAGCAAGCTTCTCAGGCAGAAGATGCTTATGTAGATGACGAGGTTGCAAGGACAggcaaggaggaggaggagatagTGGAATTGACTACTCAAGCGAAG GAGGAAGTGGCAAAACCTGAGCAGGATGGGGAAGTAGTCGTTGAAGATCAGGAAGCAGATTTGGGTGAAGTTCATAGTCCTGCAAAGTCTGATGCAGGCGATGATAACCTCTATGACTGGAGTCAatataaaagtgattattag
- the LOC122313586 gene encoding transcription factor TFIIIB component B''-like isoform X3: MDLDDPFCDDILETVKSKPKAGGKFQPKAKASVKNGTSTSVPSAPSEDKLTTADGISAATSEIVCINQKSKDNESSFADNKSLESVKTSSQHVMGEDIGSKDALHPEVGTSESNIGWHSCIGILSAEIDSMEFELEPFGGILSEADATNGNDDREGSLSHSKMPTFLDFNNKDSVEHFGIRACNSVDSSALGPCDAAEPQTRPDAHTNQDTVTCREAGVSNKGVDVRIDNGRSETEFQEAGAFSGMEDLDFMSQDNIPFGLHAGKFRPKPKMKAIKEKPSTDTSHPEVESVMHSQTPELVPSYTGYANVNSVSAFPADDLQDNSMRFDDFITLDPTSEISMNEESINLAKTYSDGPVPRDTLHSEDVPEILTELDSNCRRGEASTSSDLLQKCKRSATADEENNDGKSSGNLNNDGKSLRKLRKKVSFQLIDEPDGEVNENGGFSGEPPTDSNIGEVEDRDDDDEYRVESDEEFRVESMSQKKRAPRKSKKSGVENGKPVQKRKKANEAADQSTKEPPKKFSHSTRRNRRRVDKVLLETPEDEIDPQRLPIKDLILLAEYKERLASKEAETSKTPLTNLRSYNSFPRESSYNGEATFVSEQGRGSDDDQPSYEVPTDPFVNYQSFMDKTPSTRWSKQDTELFYEAVRQFGTDFSMIQQLFPGRTRHQVKLKFKKEERQYPLRLSEALTSRAKDHSHFHLVIERLQQASQAEDAYVDDEVARTGKEEEEIVELTTQAKEEVAKPEQDGEVVVEDQEADLGEVHSPAKSDAGDDNLYDWSQYKSDY; encoded by the exons ATGGATTTGGACGACCCATTTTGTGATGATATTCTGGAGACAGTTAAAAGTAAAC ccaAGGCTGGTGGCAAGTTTCAACCAAAGGCTAAAGCCAGTGTGAAAAATGGGACTTCTACATCAGTTCCATCAGCTCCTTCAG AAGATAAATTGACAACTGCGGATGGAATTTCTGCAGCTACCTCAGAGATTGTATGCATTAACCAGAAATCAAAAGACAATGAAAGCTCTTTTGCTGACAACAAAAGCTTGGAATCAGTCAAGACCTCATCCCAACATGTGATGGGAGAGGATATTGGCTCTAAAGATGCTCTGCATCCAGAGGTTGGAACATCTGAGAGCAACATTGGTTGGCATTCCTGCATAGGAATCTTGTCAGCAGAG ATAGACTCCATGGAATTTGAATTGGAGCCCTTTGGAGGTATTCTTTCTGAGGCTGACGCAACAAATGGTAATGATGATCGGGAAGGTTCCCTTTCTCATTCAAAAATGCCTACTTTTCTTGATTTCAACAATAAGGATTCAGTGGAGCATTTTGGTATTCGGGCATGTAATTCTGTTGACTCTTCAGCACTCGGGCCATGTGATGCTGCAGAGCCTCAAACTCGTCCTGATGCTCATACAAACCAAGATACAGTTACTTGCAGGGAAGCTGGTGTTTCTAACAAGGGTGTAGACGTTCGGATTGATAATGGAAGGTCGGAAACAGAG TTTCAGGAAGCTGGGGCCTTTTCTGGCATGGAAGATCTAGATTTTATGTCTCAGGACAATATTCCATTTG GACTGCATGCTGGCAAGTTTCGACCCAAGCCCAAGATGAAAGCAATAAAAGAGAAACCTAGTACTGACACCTCTCACCCAGAAGTTGAGTCTGTTATGCATTCACAAACTCCTGAGTTGGTTCCTTCTTACACTGGATATGCGAATGTGAACTCAGTTTCTGCCTTCCCGGCTGACGATTTACAAGATAACTCCATGAGGTTTGATGATTTTATTACATTGGACCCAACTTCAGAAATTTCAATGAACGAAGAATCAATAAATCTTGCCAAAACTTACTCCGATGGCCCCGTTCCGAGGGATACTCTGCATTCAGAGGATGTTCCTGAAATTCTAACGGAACTG GATTCTAACTGTAGAAGAGGAGAAGCTTCTACATCATCAGATCTTCTTCAAAAATGCAAAAGATCTGCTACAGCTGATGAAGAGAACAATGATGGCAAATCATCGGGAAATCTAAACAATGATGGCAAATCGTTGAGAAAGTTAAGGAAAAAAGTATCTTTTCAACTTATCGACGAGCCAGATGGTGAGGTTAATGAAAATGGGGGCTTCTCTGGTGAACCTCCCACTGATTCTAATATAGGCGAAGTTGAGGACCGTGATGATGACGATGAATATAGAGTGGAAAGTGATGAGGAATTTAGAGTGGAAAGTATGTCCCAGAAGAAAAGGGCTCCAAGAAAGTCAAAGAAATCTGGGGTTGAAAATGGTAAACCCGTACAAAAGCGCAAGAAGGCCAATGAAGCAGCTGACCAGTCAACCAAAGAACCTCCCAAAAAATTTTCTCATTCAACGCGTCGAAACAGGAGACGTG TGGATAAGGTGTTACTTGAAACACCAGAGGATGAAATTGACCCTCAAAGGTTGCCTATCAAGGATCTCATTTTGCTCGCTGAGTACAAGGAGCGACTAGCG AGCAAAGAGGCAGAAACGTCAAAAACACCCTTGACCAATTTAAG GTCTTACAATTCCTTTCCTAGGGAATCATCTTACAATGGAGAGGCTACTTTTGTTTCAGAACAAGGCAGAGGTTCTGATGATGATCAACCAAGTTATGAGGTTCCAACTGACCCTTTCGTTAATTACCAGTCTTTCATGGACAAAACTCCCAGTACAAGATGGTCAAAACAAGACACAGAACTGTTCTATGAG GCTGTTCGGCAGTTTGGGACAGATTTTTCTATGATACAACAACTTTTTCCTGGTCGAACTCGTCATCAAGTCAAGTTGAAATTTAAGAAGGAAGAGCGTCAATATCCATTACGGCTTTCTGAAGCCCTAACTAGTCGTGCTAAAG ATCATTCCCATTTCCACTTGGTGATTGAGCGGTTGCAGCAAGCTTCTCAGGCAGAAGATGCTTATGTAGATGACGAGGTTGCAAGGACAggcaaggaggaggaggagatagTGGAATTGACTACTCAAGCGAAG GAGGAAGTGGCAAAACCTGAGCAGGATGGGGAAGTAGTCGTTGAAGATCAGGAAGCAGATTTGGGTGAAGTTCATAGTCCTGCAAAGTCTGATGCAGGCGATGATAACCTCTATGACTGGAGTCAatataaaagtgattattag
- the LOC122313586 gene encoding transcription factor TFIIIB component B''-like isoform X8, which yields MEFELEPFGGILSEADATNALGPCDAAEPQTRPDAHTNQDTVTCREAGVSNKGVDVRIDNGRSETEFQEAGAFSGMEDLDFMSQDNIPFGLHAGKFRPKPKMKAIKEKPSTDTSHPEVESVMHSQTPELVPSYTGYANVNSVSAFPADDLQDNSMRFDDFITLDPTSEISMNEESINLAKTYSDGPVPRDTLHSEDVPEILTELDSNCRRGEASTSSDLLQKCKRSATADEENNDGKSSGNLNNDGKSLRKLRKKVSFQLIDEPDGEVNENGGFSGEPPTDSNIGEVEDRDDDDEYRVESDEEFRVESMSQKKRAPRKSKKSGVENGKPVQKRKKANEAADQSTKEPPKKFSHSTRRNRRRVDKVLLETPEDEIDPQRLPIKDLILLAEYKERLASKEAETSKTPLTNLRSYNSFPRESSYNGEATFVSEQGRGSDDDQPSYEVPTDPFVNYQSFMDKTPSTRWSKQDTELFYEAVRQFGTDFSMIQQLFPGRTRHQVKLKFKKEERQYPLRLSEALTSRAKDHSHFHLVIERLQQASQAEDAYVDDEVARTGKEEEEIVELTTQAKEEVAKPEQDGEVVVEDQEADLGEVHSPAKSDAGDDNLYDWSQYKSDY from the exons ATGGAATTTGAATTGGAGCCCTTTGGAGGTATTCTTTCTGAGGCTGACGCAACAAATG CACTCGGGCCATGTGATGCTGCAGAGCCTCAAACTCGTCCTGATGCTCATACAAACCAAGATACAGTTACTTGCAGGGAAGCTGGTGTTTCTAACAAGGGTGTAGACGTTCGGATTGATAATGGAAGGTCGGAAACAGAG TTTCAGGAAGCTGGGGCCTTTTCTGGCATGGAAGATCTAGATTTTATGTCTCAGGACAATATTCCATTTG GACTGCATGCTGGCAAGTTTCGACCCAAGCCCAAGATGAAAGCAATAAAAGAGAAACCTAGTACTGACACCTCTCACCCAGAAGTTGAGTCTGTTATGCATTCACAAACTCCTGAGTTGGTTCCTTCTTACACTGGATATGCGAATGTGAACTCAGTTTCTGCCTTCCCGGCTGACGATTTACAAGATAACTCCATGAGGTTTGATGATTTTATTACATTGGACCCAACTTCAGAAATTTCAATGAACGAAGAATCAATAAATCTTGCCAAAACTTACTCCGATGGCCCCGTTCCGAGGGATACTCTGCATTCAGAGGATGTTCCTGAAATTCTAACGGAACTG GATTCTAACTGTAGAAGAGGAGAAGCTTCTACATCATCAGATCTTCTTCAAAAATGCAAAAGATCTGCTACAGCTGATGAAGAGAACAATGATGGCAAATCATCGGGAAATCTAAACAATGATGGCAAATCGTTGAGAAAGTTAAGGAAAAAAGTATCTTTTCAACTTATCGACGAGCCAGATGGTGAGGTTAATGAAAATGGGGGCTTCTCTGGTGAACCTCCCACTGATTCTAATATAGGCGAAGTTGAGGACCGTGATGATGACGATGAATATAGAGTGGAAAGTGATGAGGAATTTAGAGTGGAAAGTATGTCCCAGAAGAAAAGGGCTCCAAGAAAGTCAAAGAAATCTGGGGTTGAAAATGGTAAACCCGTACAAAAGCGCAAGAAGGCCAATGAAGCAGCTGACCAGTCAACCAAAGAACCTCCCAAAAAATTTTCTCATTCAACGCGTCGAAACAGGAGACGTG TGGATAAGGTGTTACTTGAAACACCAGAGGATGAAATTGACCCTCAAAGGTTGCCTATCAAGGATCTCATTTTGCTCGCTGAGTACAAGGAGCGACTAGCG AGCAAAGAGGCAGAAACGTCAAAAACACCCTTGACCAATTTAAG GTCTTACAATTCCTTTCCTAGGGAATCATCTTACAATGGAGAGGCTACTTTTGTTTCAGAACAAGGCAGAGGTTCTGATGATGATCAACCAAGTTATGAGGTTCCAACTGACCCTTTCGTTAATTACCAGTCTTTCATGGACAAAACTCCCAGTACAAGATGGTCAAAACAAGACACAGAACTGTTCTATGAG GCTGTTCGGCAGTTTGGGACAGATTTTTCTATGATACAACAACTTTTTCCTGGTCGAACTCGTCATCAAGTCAAGTTGAAATTTAAGAAGGAAGAGCGTCAATATCCATTACGGCTTTCTGAAGCCCTAACTAGTCGTGCTAAAG ATCATTCCCATTTCCACTTGGTGATTGAGCGGTTGCAGCAAGCTTCTCAGGCAGAAGATGCTTATGTAGATGACGAGGTTGCAAGGACAggcaaggaggaggaggagatagTGGAATTGACTACTCAAGCGAAG GAGGAAGTGGCAAAACCTGAGCAGGATGGGGAAGTAGTCGTTGAAGATCAGGAAGCAGATTTGGGTGAAGTTCATAGTCCTGCAAAGTCTGATGCAGGCGATGATAACCTCTATGACTGGAGTCAatataaaagtgattattag
- the LOC122313586 gene encoding transcription factor TFIIIB component B''-like isoform X4, producing the protein MDLDDPFCDDILETVKSKPKAGGKFQPKAKASVKNGTSTSVPSAPSDKLTTADGISAATSEIVCINQKSKDNESSFADNKSLESVKTSSQHVMGEDIGSKDALHPEVGTSESNIGWHSCIGILSAEIDSMEFELEPFGGILSEADATNGNDDREGSLSHSKMPTFLDFNNKDSVEHFGIRACNSVDSSALGPCDAAEPQTRPDAHTNQDTVTCREAGVSNKGVDVRIDNGRSETEFQEAGAFSGMEDLDFMSQDNIPFGLHAGKFRPKPKMKAIKEKPSTDTSHPEVESVMHSQTPELVPSYTGYANVNSVSAFPADDLQDNSMRFDDFITLDPTSEISMNEESINLAKTYSDGPVPRDTLHSEDVPEILTELDSNCRRGEASTSSDLLQKCKRSATADEENNDGKSSGNLNNDGKSLRKLRKKVSFQLIDEPDGEVNENGGFSGEPPTDSNIGEVEDRDDDDEYRVESDEEFRVESMSQKKRAPRKSKKSGVENGKPVQKRKKANEAADQSTKEPPKKFSHSTRRNRRRVDKVLLETPEDEIDPQRLPIKDLILLAEYKERLASKEAETSKTPLTNLRSYNSFPRESSYNGEATFVSEQGRGSDDDQPSYEVPTDPFVNYQSFMDKTPSTRWSKQDTELFYEAVRQFGTDFSMIQQLFPGRTRHQVKLKFKKEERQYPLRLSEALTSRAKDHSHFHLVIERLQQASQAEDAYVDDEVARTGKEEEEIVELTTQAKEEVAKPEQDGEVVVEDQEADLGEVHSPAKSDAGDDNLYDWSQYKSDY; encoded by the exons ATGGATTTGGACGACCCATTTTGTGATGATATTCTGGAGACAGTTAAAAGTAAAC ccaAGGCTGGTGGCAAGTTTCAACCAAAGGCTAAAGCCAGTGTGAAAAATGGGACTTCTACATCAGTTCCATCAGCTCCTTCAG ATAAATTGACAACTGCGGATGGAATTTCTGCAGCTACCTCAGAGATTGTATGCATTAACCAGAAATCAAAAGACAATGAAAGCTCTTTTGCTGACAACAAAAGCTTGGAATCAGTCAAGACCTCATCCCAACATGTGATGGGAGAGGATATTGGCTCTAAAGATGCTCTGCATCCAGAGGTTGGAACATCTGAGAGCAACATTGGTTGGCATTCCTGCATAGGAATCTTGTCAGCAGAG ATAGACTCCATGGAATTTGAATTGGAGCCCTTTGGAGGTATTCTTTCTGAGGCTGACGCAACAAATGGTAATGATGATCGGGAAGGTTCCCTTTCTCATTCAAAAATGCCTACTTTTCTTGATTTCAACAATAAGGATTCAGTGGAGCATTTTGGTATTCGGGCATGTAATTCTGTTGACTCTTCAGCACTCGGGCCATGTGATGCTGCAGAGCCTCAAACTCGTCCTGATGCTCATACAAACCAAGATACAGTTACTTGCAGGGAAGCTGGTGTTTCTAACAAGGGTGTAGACGTTCGGATTGATAATGGAAGGTCGGAAACAGAG TTTCAGGAAGCTGGGGCCTTTTCTGGCATGGAAGATCTAGATTTTATGTCTCAGGACAATATTCCATTTG GACTGCATGCTGGCAAGTTTCGACCCAAGCCCAAGATGAAAGCAATAAAAGAGAAACCTAGTACTGACACCTCTCACCCAGAAGTTGAGTCTGTTATGCATTCACAAACTCCTGAGTTGGTTCCTTCTTACACTGGATATGCGAATGTGAACTCAGTTTCTGCCTTCCCGGCTGACGATTTACAAGATAACTCCATGAGGTTTGATGATTTTATTACATTGGACCCAACTTCAGAAATTTCAATGAACGAAGAATCAATAAATCTTGCCAAAACTTACTCCGATGGCCCCGTTCCGAGGGATACTCTGCATTCAGAGGATGTTCCTGAAATTCTAACGGAACTG GATTCTAACTGTAGAAGAGGAGAAGCTTCTACATCATCAGATCTTCTTCAAAAATGCAAAAGATCTGCTACAGCTGATGAAGAGAACAATGATGGCAAATCATCGGGAAATCTAAACAATGATGGCAAATCGTTGAGAAAGTTAAGGAAAAAAGTATCTTTTCAACTTATCGACGAGCCAGATGGTGAGGTTAATGAAAATGGGGGCTTCTCTGGTGAACCTCCCACTGATTCTAATATAGGCGAAGTTGAGGACCGTGATGATGACGATGAATATAGAGTGGAAAGTGATGAGGAATTTAGAGTGGAAAGTATGTCCCAGAAGAAAAGGGCTCCAAGAAAGTCAAAGAAATCTGGGGTTGAAAATGGTAAACCCGTACAAAAGCGCAAGAAGGCCAATGAAGCAGCTGACCAGTCAACCAAAGAACCTCCCAAAAAATTTTCTCATTCAACGCGTCGAAACAGGAGACGTG TGGATAAGGTGTTACTTGAAACACCAGAGGATGAAATTGACCCTCAAAGGTTGCCTATCAAGGATCTCATTTTGCTCGCTGAGTACAAGGAGCGACTAGCG AGCAAAGAGGCAGAAACGTCAAAAACACCCTTGACCAATTTAAG GTCTTACAATTCCTTTCCTAGGGAATCATCTTACAATGGAGAGGCTACTTTTGTTTCAGAACAAGGCAGAGGTTCTGATGATGATCAACCAAGTTATGAGGTTCCAACTGACCCTTTCGTTAATTACCAGTCTTTCATGGACAAAACTCCCAGTACAAGATGGTCAAAACAAGACACAGAACTGTTCTATGAG GCTGTTCGGCAGTTTGGGACAGATTTTTCTATGATACAACAACTTTTTCCTGGTCGAACTCGTCATCAAGTCAAGTTGAAATTTAAGAAGGAAGAGCGTCAATATCCATTACGGCTTTCTGAAGCCCTAACTAGTCGTGCTAAAG ATCATTCCCATTTCCACTTGGTGATTGAGCGGTTGCAGCAAGCTTCTCAGGCAGAAGATGCTTATGTAGATGACGAGGTTGCAAGGACAggcaaggaggaggaggagatagTGGAATTGACTACTCAAGCGAAG GAGGAAGTGGCAAAACCTGAGCAGGATGGGGAAGTAGTCGTTGAAGATCAGGAAGCAGATTTGGGTGAAGTTCATAGTCCTGCAAAGTCTGATGCAGGCGATGATAACCTCTATGACTGGAGTCAatataaaagtgattattag